CACGGGAGATGAAAACTGCACGCCGAATTGAGTTAAGAGTTAAAGCGCAAGCACAACATCGGTCTATTCTAATTTCGCCTGTTGCCTCTGTTGAAGGTTCCTTGGTATCTATTGATTTTTTATCTGTTATTCCTTCTGTAACAATTACTGTAAAAGATGCAGAAACAGATAAAGTTGTTTATTCATCTACAGAATTGAATGTAAATGATTGTACAGTTGATCTTGCAGGTGAGAATCCAGGAAAGTATACAATAGATATATACATAGGTGAAAATATCTTTTCTGGAAGTTTTTTTATTGAAGAGGAATCTAATTATCAAATTTAGCCAAGATGAAAAATAAATTATTTATAGGAGCATTAGCAGTTTTATGCTGTTCTTGTGCTGGTAACTCTGTTCTGTTGGATACAGAGTCTGATTTAAGAGGCTTAAACAATGAGTATGAATTAGGTAAGTCAAAAGCGATTGTTGGCGCTGAATTGAAGGCCGAGACCTTTGGTGATGAAGATTCCATTCAAATGTTGAAAGATAATTATATCGCAGAAATTATGGGGCGTTTGGAAGTTGCAAAAGAAAAAGTAATGCGTACGGCCTATAGTGCGGCATCACCT
The nucleotide sequence above comes from Bacteroides caccae. Encoded proteins:
- a CDS encoding DUF3244 domain-containing protein, encoding MKARFLLFLLFAILLQVNTSSFAREMKTARRIELRVKAQAQHRSILISPVASVEGSLVSIDFLSVIPSVTITVKDAETDKVVYSSTELNVNDCTVDLAGENPGKYTIDIYIGENIFSGSFFIEEESNYQI